A segment of the Neisseria chenwenguii genome:
CATAAACAAAACAACGCGGTGGGTAGTAACGACTTCTTTGATTTGGTCTTGGATGCTCATGGATGTTCCTTGCAATTCGGTTTGGTAAAAATCTCCCGCTATTATACGCAAGTTACAGAAATTTAAAATGATTGTTTACCCCGCCGTCTGAAAAACAATTTCAGACGGCGGGGGCGCCCCAATCCCGGCGTAAACCGTTATAATTCCTGCATCGCCGCACCGAATCCGACCATGACCGCACACCGTATCAACCACCAACCCGTTTTCCTTCTCGCCGCGACGCCGTGGCGCGAGAGCAGCCTCAGGCTGGAGGTGTTCAGCCGCCGTTACGGGCGCGTGGCACTGCTGGCGCGGAGTGCGCGCAAGCGGCAGAGCGAGTTGCGCGGCGTGTTGGTGCCGTTTGTGCCCATGAGCGCGTCGTGGTACGGCTCGCAGGAACTCAAAACCCTGCACCGCGCCGAGTGGCTGGGCGGTTGGCCGCAACCGCAGGGGCGCGCGCTTTTCGGCGGGCTGTACGCCAACGAGCTGCTGCTCAAACTGACCGCGCGCGAAGACCCGCTGCCCGAACTGTATAGCTGTTTTGCCGAAACCATGCGGACGGTGTGCACCGAATCCAACCACATCGCCGCGCTGCGCCGTTTTGAATGGACGCTGCTCACCCAACTCGGCTACGCGCCCGATTTGCAGCACGACGCCCACGGCGCGCCCGTCGAAACCGCGCAAACCTACTGGCTCAGCCCCGAAGAGCCGCCGCTGCCGCTTGCGCAGGCGCAGGGGCTGACGCAGCAAAATGCGGGCGTTGCCGTCGGCGGCGCCGCGCTCGTCGGCCTGCGCGAAGGCTGTTTCGACAGCCCCGCCGCCTTGCAGGACGCGCTCAAAGCCACCCGCCTGCTGCTCGATTTCCGCCTGCCCGGGGGCATCAAATCACGGCAGGTTTTGCAACAGCTTCAGGCGTTTCAGACGGCCGTCTGAAAAAACGTTCACGCCTCAAAAACCAAACCCCGAAAGGATTTCCCATGCTTTTAGGTGTCAACATCGACCATGTCGCCACCCTGCGCAATGCGCGCGGCACGGCCTATCCCAGCCCCGTCGAAGCTGCGCTGACCGCCGAAACCCACGGTGCCGACCTGATTACCCTGCACCTGCGCGAAGACCGCCGCCACATCAAAGACGCCGACGTGTTTGCGGTGAAAAATGCCATTCGCACGCGGCTGAATCTGGAAATGGCGCTCACCGAAGAAATGCTCGAAAACGCGCTCAAAGTCATGCCCGAAGACGTGTGCATCGTGCCTGAAAAACGGCAGGAAGTGACTACCGAAGGCGGCCTCGACGTATTGGTGCAACAGGAAAAAACCGCGCAGTTCACCAAAATCCTGACCGACGCCGGCATCCGCGTTTCTCTGTTTATCGATGCCGACGAAGCGCAAATCAAAGCCGCACACGATGTCGGCGCGCCCGTTATCGAGCTGCACACCGGTGCCTACGCCGATGCGGCAACGCCTGAGGCGCAGCGCCGGCAACTTCAGCGCATAGAAAACGGCGCCCATTTCGCCACCGATTTGGGGCTGGTCGTCAACGCGGGGCACGGCCTGACCATCCACAACGTCACCCCCATCGCCCAAATCCTCGCCATCCGCGAGCTGAACATCGGCCATTCGCTGATTGCCCAATCGGTATTTTTGGGC
Coding sequences within it:
- the recO gene encoding DNA repair protein RecO, translated to MTAHRINHQPVFLLAATPWRESSLRLEVFSRRYGRVALLARSARKRQSELRGVLVPFVPMSASWYGSQELKTLHRAEWLGGWPQPQGRALFGGLYANELLLKLTAREDPLPELYSCFAETMRTVCTESNHIAALRRFEWTLLTQLGYAPDLQHDAHGAPVETAQTYWLSPEEPPLPLAQAQGLTQQNAGVAVGGAALVGLREGCFDSPAALQDALKATRLLLDFRLPGGIKSRQVLQQLQAFQTAV
- the pdxJ gene encoding pyridoxine 5'-phosphate synthase, producing the protein MLLGVNIDHVATLRNARGTAYPSPVEAALTAETHGADLITLHLREDRRHIKDADVFAVKNAIRTRLNLEMALTEEMLENALKVMPEDVCIVPEKRQEVTTEGGLDVLVQQEKTAQFTKILTDAGIRVSLFIDADEAQIKAAHDVGAPVIELHTGAYADAATPEAQRRQLQRIENGAHFATDLGLVVNAGHGLTIHNVTPIAQILAIRELNIGHSLIAQSVFLGLPEAVRQMKEAMFRARLLP